A stretch of the Amycolatopsis sp. BJA-103 genome encodes the following:
- a CDS encoding response regulator codes for MIRVLIADDQALLRGSFRVLVDSAPDLEVVGEAGNGLQAAELAEKERPDVVLMDVRMPELDGIEATRRICASAATEGVHVLMLTTFDLDAYVYSALRAGASGFLLKDTPPAELLTAIRVVAAGEGLLAPSITRRLIAEFARLPEAGQRVAPSLDGITTREREVLSLIARGLSNDEIAGTLHLGLATVKTHIGRLLHKLAARDRAQLVIAAYESGLVRAAL; via the coding sequence ATGATCCGCGTACTGATCGCCGACGACCAGGCGTTGCTGCGCGGCAGCTTCCGCGTGCTCGTCGACAGCGCGCCGGACCTCGAGGTCGTCGGCGAGGCGGGCAACGGCCTCCAGGCGGCGGAACTGGCCGAGAAGGAACGTCCGGACGTCGTGCTGATGGACGTCCGCATGCCGGAGCTGGACGGGATCGAAGCGACGAGGCGGATCTGCGCGTCGGCCGCCACCGAAGGCGTCCACGTGCTGATGCTGACGACGTTCGATCTCGACGCCTACGTCTATTCGGCGCTGCGCGCGGGCGCCAGCGGATTCCTGCTGAAGGACACTCCGCCCGCCGAGCTGCTGACCGCGATCCGGGTCGTCGCGGCGGGTGAAGGACTGCTCGCCCCGTCGATCACGCGAAGGCTCATCGCCGAATTCGCCCGGCTGCCCGAGGCGGGCCAGCGCGTCGCGCCGTCGCTCGACGGCATCACCACCCGCGAACGGGAGGTGCTGAGCCTGATCGCGCGCGGCCTGTCGAACGACGAGATCGCCGGGACGCTGCATCTCGGGCTGGCGACGGTGAAGACGCACATCGGCCGTCTCCTGCACAAACTCGCGGCGAGGGACCGCGCGCAGCTGGTGATCGCGGCCTACGAATCCGGTCTGGTGCGCGCCGCGCTCTGA
- a CDS encoding sensor histidine kinase gives MKQPSALPGRVPHVLDVIVALVLVVSVGGNLAAKTWTFTVAIPMWLAWATVAACAIAIVVRRHWPVAAYGLGLLSLTPAVLAGNGLGPAAILAMACALYTLALEYPRARSLIALGLGLLVVAVLEVVQLGPSTFASIAFAGGGVAGSWALGWTARQRQANLALLTEAHADQAVSDERLRIAREMHDVVAHSMSLIAVKAAVGNHVAEEQPEEAREALRVIELTSRETLVELRRMLGVLRSGDGTPEAALGPAPKLADLRTLAERAGQAGVRVELTGEVVDELPEGVALSVYRITQEAVTNVVKHAGPSVCRVTITEGPGEVSVEIVDDGRGEGSASATGGHGLIGMRERVAVYGGDFEAGPLPAGGFRVFARLPYAVKEVGTR, from the coding sequence ATGAAACAGCCGTCCGCGCTCCCCGGCCGGGTGCCGCACGTCCTCGACGTGATCGTCGCGCTGGTGCTGGTGGTGTCCGTCGGCGGGAACCTCGCCGCGAAGACGTGGACGTTCACCGTCGCCATCCCGATGTGGCTCGCCTGGGCGACGGTCGCCGCGTGCGCGATCGCGATCGTGGTGCGACGGCACTGGCCCGTGGCGGCCTACGGCCTCGGCCTGCTCAGCCTGACCCCGGCCGTCCTCGCGGGCAACGGGCTGGGCCCGGCCGCGATCCTGGCCATGGCGTGCGCCCTGTACACCCTGGCACTGGAATACCCGCGAGCCCGCTCGCTGATCGCCCTGGGCCTCGGCCTGCTCGTCGTCGCGGTCCTCGAAGTCGTGCAGCTCGGGCCCTCCACGTTCGCGTCGATCGCGTTCGCGGGCGGCGGGGTGGCGGGTTCGTGGGCGCTGGGCTGGACGGCGCGCCAGCGGCAGGCGAATCTCGCCCTGCTCACCGAGGCGCACGCCGATCAGGCGGTGTCCGACGAGCGCCTGCGGATCGCCCGCGAGATGCACGACGTCGTCGCCCACAGCATGAGCCTGATCGCCGTCAAAGCCGCGGTGGGCAATCACGTCGCCGAGGAACAGCCCGAGGAAGCGCGCGAAGCGTTGCGGGTCATCGAACTCACCAGCCGCGAAACCCTCGTCGAACTCCGGCGGATGCTCGGCGTCCTCCGTTCCGGTGACGGCACTCCTGAGGCCGCGCTCGGCCCCGCGCCGAAACTCGCCGATCTGCGGACCCTGGCCGAACGCGCCGGGCAGGCCGGGGTGCGCGTCGAGCTGACCGGCGAGGTGGTGGACGAGCTCCCCGAGGGCGTCGCGCTTTCGGTCTACCGCATCACGCAGGAGGCGGTGACCAACGTCGTGAAGCACGCGGGACCGTCGGTCTGCCGGGTCACCATCACCGAAGGCCCCGGTGAGGTCAGCGTCGAGATCGTCGATGACGGCCGCGGCGAAGGCTCGGCCTCTGCCACGGGCGGGCACGGCTTGATCGGCATGCGCGAGCGGGTCGCGGTCTACGGTGGTGACTTCGAGGCGGGACCACTTCCCGCCGGGGGATTCCGGGTGTTCGCGCGGCTGCCGTACGCCGTCAAGGAAGTGGGGACGCGATGA
- a CDS encoding MarR family winged helix-turn-helix transcriptional regulator → MTADELAWGRVLALHGRIEQELAKALQRRHGLGLSEFRALGKLAATGKGVLRMQELAEAIGLNQSSVSRMVVRLEDAGLTERDPCEADRRGVYSCITKEGRKRHAETEPTYQEVLAAALDKAEADPELKDAVAALRGVS, encoded by the coding sequence TTGACCGCCGATGAACTGGCGTGGGGCCGCGTCCTCGCGCTGCACGGGCGCATCGAGCAAGAACTCGCGAAGGCATTGCAACGACGGCACGGACTCGGTCTTTCCGAGTTCCGCGCGCTCGGCAAGCTGGCCGCCACCGGGAAGGGTGTCCTGCGCATGCAGGAACTCGCCGAGGCGATCGGGCTCAACCAGAGTTCCGTGAGCCGGATGGTCGTCCGCCTCGAAGACGCCGGACTGACGGAGCGCGACCCGTGCGAGGCCGACCGCCGCGGCGTGTATTCGTGCATCACCAAAGAAGGCAGGAAGCGGCACGCCGAGACCGAGCCGACCTATCAGGAGGTGCTGGCGGCCGCTCTCGACAAGGCGGAAGCCGACCCTGAGCTGAAGGACGCCGTCGCCGCGCTTCGCGGCGTCTCGTGA